A single window of Achromobacter xylosoxidans DNA harbors:
- a CDS encoding ABC transporter ATP-binding protein yields the protein MNDAPARSATDEAGYVIDVHGLNKHFGNKHVVNDVSLQVREGEIFGFLGPNGSGKTTSIRLMCGLLTPDSGSGTCLGYDILRDSAQIKRHVGYMTQKFSYWDDLTIRENLDFVARMYGMPNRREAVDRALEDLGLQTRANQLTGALSGGWKQRLALAACLLHEPRLLLLDEPTAGVDPTARRDFWEQLHELAARGISVLVSTHYMDEAERCHKLAYISYGKLLIQGTADEVIARQRLTTWAIHGHDLVPLAQRLRGAPGVDQTVAFGTALHISGRDAAVLERTLRDVVAGQDLRLERIDTSLEDVFIYLMNRSDDNYASPA from the coding sequence ATGAACGACGCCCCCGCCCGCTCGGCGACCGACGAGGCCGGCTACGTCATCGACGTGCACGGCCTGAACAAGCACTTCGGCAACAAGCACGTGGTCAACGACGTCTCGCTGCAGGTACGCGAAGGCGAGATCTTCGGCTTTCTCGGCCCCAACGGCAGCGGCAAGACCACCAGCATCCGGCTGATGTGCGGCCTGCTGACGCCGGATTCCGGCAGCGGCACCTGCCTGGGCTACGACATACTCAGGGACAGCGCCCAGATCAAGCGCCACGTCGGCTACATGACGCAGAAATTCTCGTACTGGGACGACCTGACCATCCGTGAGAACCTGGACTTCGTCGCCCGCATGTACGGCATGCCGAACCGCCGCGAGGCGGTCGACCGCGCGCTCGAGGACCTGGGCCTGCAGACCCGCGCCAACCAGCTCACCGGCGCCCTGTCGGGCGGCTGGAAGCAGCGGCTGGCGCTGGCCGCCTGTCTGCTGCATGAACCGCGCCTGCTGCTGCTGGACGAGCCCACCGCCGGCGTCGACCCGACCGCCCGGCGCGACTTCTGGGAACAGCTGCACGAGCTGGCCGCGCGCGGCATTTCGGTGCTGGTCAGCACCCACTACATGGACGAGGCCGAGCGCTGCCACAAGCTGGCCTACATCTCGTACGGCAAGCTGCTGATCCAGGGCACCGCCGACGAAGTCATCGCTCGGCAGCGCCTGACCACCTGGGCCATCCATGGCCACGACCTGGTGCCGCTGGCGCAGCGGCTGCGCGGCGCGCCGGGGGTGGACCAGACCGTGGCCTTCGGCACTGCGCTGCACATCAGCGGCCGCGACGCCGCCGTGCTCGAACGCACCTTGCGAGACGTCGTGGCCGGCCAGGACCTGCGCCTGGAACGCATCGACACCAGCCTGGAGGACGTCTTCATCTATCTGATGAACCGCTCCGACGACAACTATGCGAGCCCGGCATGA
- a CDS encoding HlyD family secretion protein produces the protein MRTASLPRFALPAAALGLSLLAGCGKSGEAVYQGYVEGEYLYIASSEAGRLDTLSVRRGQQVAAAAPLFALEAERETAARDQAGAQLAAASAQLEDIATGKRPPEVDVARAQLAQAEAASRRSAAQLARDTAQFRAGGVARAQLDDSREQAQSDAARVRELRAQLEVANLPGRQDQRRAQAAQVDAARATLAQADWALAQKRLAAPAAALVFDTLYRVGEWVPAGSPVVSLLPPGNIKVRFFVPETVVGTLKPGQQAMVRCDGCGDPVPVRIDYISPQAEYTPPVIYSRETRGKLVYMVEARPAPDAATRLHPGQPVEAALQ, from the coding sequence ATGCGCACCGCTTCCCTCCCCCGTTTCGCGCTGCCCGCCGCCGCGCTCGGCCTGTCGTTGCTGGCCGGCTGTGGCAAGAGTGGCGAGGCCGTCTACCAGGGCTATGTCGAGGGCGAGTACCTCTACATCGCCTCGTCCGAGGCCGGCCGGCTGGACACGCTATCGGTACGGCGCGGCCAGCAGGTTGCCGCCGCCGCGCCCTTGTTCGCGCTGGAGGCCGAGCGCGAGACCGCGGCGCGCGACCAGGCCGGCGCGCAATTGGCCGCGGCCAGCGCGCAGCTGGAGGACATCGCCACCGGCAAGCGTCCGCCCGAGGTCGACGTCGCCCGCGCCCAGCTGGCCCAGGCCGAGGCCGCCAGCCGGCGCTCGGCGGCACAACTGGCGCGCGACACCGCGCAGTTCCGCGCCGGCGGCGTGGCGCGGGCGCAGCTGGACGACAGCCGCGAACAGGCCCAATCGGATGCCGCGCGCGTGCGCGAGCTGCGCGCCCAGCTGGAAGTGGCCAACCTGCCCGGCCGCCAGGACCAGCGCCGCGCCCAGGCCGCCCAGGTCGACGCGGCGCGCGCCACGCTGGCGCAGGCCGACTGGGCCCTGGCGCAGAAACGCCTGGCGGCGCCCGCCGCCGCCCTGGTGTTCGACACGCTGTACCGCGTGGGCGAATGGGTGCCGGCCGGCAGTCCGGTGGTCAGCCTGCTGCCGCCGGGCAACATCAAGGTGCGCTTCTTCGTGCCGGAGACCGTGGTCGGCACGCTCAAGCCCGGGCAGCAGGCCATGGTGCGTTGCGACGGTTGCGGCGACCCGGTGCCGGTGCGCATCGACTACATCTCGCCGCAGGCCGAGTACACGCCGCCGGTGATCTACAGCCGCGAAACGCGCGGCAAGCTGGTCTACATGGTCGAGGCCCGGCCCGCGCCGGACGCGGCCACGCGGCTGCATCCGGGCCAGCCGGTGGAGGCGGCGTTGCAATGA
- a CDS encoding ABC transporter permease codes for MRRHLEGFSWSRWWSMVLKEFLQLRRDRITFGMIVGIPIMQLALFGYAINTNPKQLPTAVIVADQSPFTRSFVAAMTASDYFDIVETLPDEEAGRAALAQGRVLFVLTIPPDFSRKLLRGERPALLIEADATDPMAVGLAIGSATQLAQAVAQKDLTGPLAHLAGGQPPFDVRVHQLYNEEQISQYNTVPGLMGVILTMTLVMMTGLAMTRERERGTMENLLAMPVRPLEVMTGKIVPYIAIGLIQSTIILLAAYFVFHVPFLGSLVTVYLGALIFVAANLTVGITLSSLAQNQLQAMQLTMFYFLPNMLLSGFMFPFLGMPKWAQYLGNLLPLTHFNRLIRGILLKGNGWWDLWPAIWPMLLFTVVVMTAAVKFYRRTLD; via the coding sequence ATGAGGCGCCACCTGGAGGGTTTCTCGTGGTCGCGCTGGTGGAGCATGGTGCTCAAGGAGTTCCTGCAGTTGCGGCGCGACCGCATCACCTTCGGCATGATCGTCGGCATTCCGATCATGCAGCTGGCGCTGTTCGGCTACGCCATCAACACCAACCCCAAGCAGCTGCCGACCGCGGTCATCGTGGCCGACCAGAGCCCGTTCACGCGCAGCTTCGTGGCGGCGATGACGGCATCCGACTACTTCGACATCGTCGAGACCCTGCCCGACGAAGAGGCCGGCCGCGCCGCGCTGGCGCAGGGCCGGGTGCTGTTCGTGCTGACCATTCCGCCCGACTTCTCGCGCAAGCTGCTGCGCGGCGAGCGGCCGGCGCTGCTGATCGAGGCCGACGCCACCGATCCGATGGCGGTCGGGCTGGCGATCGGCTCGGCCACACAGTTGGCGCAGGCGGTGGCGCAGAAGGACCTGACCGGCCCGCTGGCGCACCTGGCCGGCGGCCAGCCGCCGTTCGACGTGCGCGTGCACCAGCTCTACAACGAAGAGCAGATCTCGCAATACAACACGGTGCCGGGGCTGATGGGCGTGATCCTGACCATGACACTGGTGATGATGACCGGCCTGGCCATGACGCGCGAACGCGAGCGCGGCACCATGGAAAACCTGCTGGCCATGCCGGTGCGGCCGCTGGAGGTGATGACGGGCAAGATCGTGCCCTACATCGCCATTGGCCTGATCCAGTCCACCATCATCCTGCTGGCGGCGTATTTCGTGTTCCACGTGCCGTTCCTGGGCAGCCTGGTGACGGTGTACCTGGGCGCGCTGATCTTCGTGGCGGCCAACCTGACCGTCGGCATCACGCTGTCGTCGCTGGCGCAGAACCAGCTGCAGGCGATGCAGCTGACGATGTTCTATTTCCTGCCCAACATGCTGCTGTCCGGCTTCATGTTCCCGTTCCTGGGCATGCCCAAGTGGGCCCAGTACCTGGGCAACCTGCTGCCGCTGACGCACTTCAACCGGCTGATCCGCGGCATCCTGCTCAAGGGCAACGGCTGGTGGGACCTGTGGCCCGCCATCTGGCCCATGCTGCTGTTCACCGTGGTCGTGATGACCGCCGCCGTGAAGTTCTACCGCCGCACCCTGGATTGA